The following coding sequences lie in one Pontibacter sp. G13 genomic window:
- a CDS encoding YceI family protein, with the protein MKFKGFVLTASVAVLAAACTSTPKEQAHDEAHAEETVAEVVETPASIWEGEIAAATLADAGEAAAPEGATVFAIDPATSTMAWRGSKPTEFHEGTISVKGGEFHVVEGALAGGKIVVDMNSIVNTDVTNEEYNGKLVGHLGSPDFFDIATYPEAVLEVVSVEGDQVTANLTIKDITNQVTFPATVEVTDAGVNAKARFSIDRTKWGVEYNSGSIFSIEELKDKLINDQIDFVIEVAAPAGA; encoded by the coding sequence ATGAAATTCAAGGGATTTGTATTGACGGCCTCCGTTGCTGTACTCGCTGCGGCTTGTACATCAACTCCTAAAGAGCAAGCGCACGACGAAGCGCATGCTGAGGAAACTGTAGCAGAAGTAGTAGAAACTCCTGCTAGCATCTGGGAAGGTGAAATCGCGGCAGCTACCTTGGCTGACGCAGGCGAAGCTGCCGCTCCAGAAGGCGCAACTGTTTTCGCAATCGATCCAGCTACCAGCACAATGGCATGGAGAGGTTCCAAGCCGACCGAATTCCACGAAGGTACGATCTCCGTAAAAGGCGGCGAATTTCACGTTGTGGAAGGCGCACTCGCTGGAGGTAAAATCGTCGTAGATATGAACTCTATCGTCAACACAGACGTGACCAACGAAGAGTACAACGGAAAACTCGTAGGACACCTCGGTTCTCCAGACTTCTTTGACATCGCTACTTACCCAGAAGCTGTTTTGGAAGTTGTTTCCGTAGAAGGCGACCAAGTGACTGCCAACTTGACCATCAAGGACATCACCAACCAGGTGACTTTCCCTGCGACTGTTGAGGTAACTGACGCTGGCGTAAACGCCAAGGCGCGCTTCTCCATCGACCGCACCAAGTGGGGCGTTGAGTACAACTCCGGTTCTATCTTCTCTATCGAAGAGTTGAAAGACAAATTGATCAACGACCAAATCGACTT